A window of the Ogataea parapolymorpha DL-1 chromosome V, whole genome shotgun sequence genome harbors these coding sequences:
- a CDS encoding Mitochondrial outer membrane protein involved in membrane fission, required for localization of Dnm1 produces MKKLNYLPALGDLNTPLPEEQLAVLEREVEDQRPEPTAQSLFNLGWALIKSNSKQDNREGVNILTELFKNVPARRRECLYYLAAGCYKIGELKESKRYIDALILHEPDNLQAVNLKKEIESEISKDGLIGFAVLGGLTALGVGIASALIKTQSRKK; encoded by the coding sequence ATGAAGAAACTAAATTATCTCCCCGCCCTCGGGGATTTGAATACGCCGTTGCCAGAAGAACAACTGGCTGTGCTTGAACGCGAGGTGGAAGATCAGAGGCCAGAGCCAACTGCTCAATCATTATTCAACTTGGGCTGGGCCCTCATAAAATCTAATAGCAAGCAAGATAACAGGGAGGGCGTCAATATACTCACGGAACTGTTCAAGAATGTGCCCGCAAGACGTCGCGAGTGTCTATACTACCTGGCAGCAGGCTGCTACAAAATTGgagagctcaaagagaGCAAAAGATACATCGATGCGCTTATTCTCCACGAGCCAGACAACCTGCAAGCCGTGAATCTAAAAAAGGAGATCGAAAGTGAAATTTCCAAAGACGGCCTGATCGGGTTTGCCGTTCTGGGTGGTCTGACTGCTCTTGGAGTTGGCATAGCCAGTGCCCTGATTAAAACACAATCGAGGAAGAAATAA
- a CDS encoding Vacuolar cation-transporting ATPase YPK9, with the protein MPSHKDSFSSLSTRRREASRNRESVSLASRQFHVDENETEMFSGAASHVIPSSISSFHHNLPQPFPSPAISSVALQDDFGELENFSLHRVDSNASTVEFQERAKFKFFTTQQIEEAKGASSQLHNPEGMLVDYDTNWNTYDDELHHRSMSVQYPAVSIHSNTELASIPITSYGSMHTSEEELFPEEYPDEDGDLSSEHDEWDSKSGVWADVKHHDKLFGAKFPAKNTSQRFYLAEEDLVIGIAGYSNSYLKLAAYYLFIILTLGLGYLGLRWFPRYRIQMMGNATPLAKAQWVVVEDEFGVLDIINVNRHWYNRSLSSFLTKSKFDDKDDYDLDNTDPLVPILISFEYRYMKFFYDPLEDIYKLANSWIDPKWCHFPESKTGLSEDLYQSRSLIFGENLIDIKDKSVFQLLTDEILHPFYVFQAFSILLWLADSYYYYAFCIFIISVFSIAESLIETKTTITRMRAISRFECDVRVWRSGFWKEINSKELVPGDVYEVSDASLHYFPCDAILLSGDCIVNESMLTGESVPVSKLPISPETAADLRSEFASTKFSPQLAKSFLYSGTKIVRCRYASNGDEPAMALVVRTGFNTTKGSLVRSMLFPKPSDFKFYRDSFKYIGVMTVIALIGFVVSAINFVKLGLGWKTITLRALDLITIVVPPALPATLTIGTSFALSRLRHKSVFCIAPTRINVGGKLDVMCFDKTGTLTEEGLDLMGVRVSEPIRDRKERHFTDLYAHVDQLFGAAASPQAYELFLTMLTCQSLKKVEDEIVGDPLDAKTFEFTNWDMIENSVDDEVLNDFVARHKFSGNVSPVLFRPKNKLQNNTLFVKLREFEFVSQLRRMSSICQSLNNPALFNVFVKGAPEVIEDLCFPETIPANYRELLHEYTHNGYRVIACATKTMKKPNAANLTDLEFLNELPREKCESELEFIGFLIFENRLKSSTKSSLKHLKDAELRTIMCTGDNVLTAVSVSRECGLVDPGCKVYIPSFEEYEDNQRIPIVWTEVDDPDSQLDPVSLIPLDINRTDDYCIAVTGDVFKYILTELSDHEQLIEKMLMKGAVFARMSPDEKHELVDRLKSLDYTVGFCGDGANDCGALKAADVGISLSEAEASVAAPFTSRIFEISCVLDVIKEGRASLVTSFSCFQFMSLYSAIQFITVTILYKEGTNLGDFQFLYIDMFLIIPLAVFMAWSKPFDKLCAKRPTANLMSPKILIPLLGNICVLLSFQFSIWRSLKKADDGWYMPPVPGDDDQVQCSDNTVLFLFANFQYIMVAMLLTVGPPYRESAAKNYPFMTTVFTTSILSAALMYLDNTSWFGDLMDITWTPESLKISLLVAACANYLILLGANKYLFGRLSKLYKRMFGHRTSKKRFKNLRKEFKVLC; encoded by the coding sequence ATGCCTTCGCACAAAGACTCCTTTTCCTCGCTTTCGACCAGGCGGCGTGAGGCCTCACGAAATCGCGAATCCGTGTCGCTTGCATCCCGCCAGTTCCATGTGGATGAGAACGAGACCGAGATGTTCTCTGGAGCAGCGTCGCACGTGATTCCCTCATCGATCTCTTCATTCCATCATAATCTACCGCAGCCGTTTCCCTCGCCGGCTATTTCCAGTGTCGCCCTACAagacgattttggcgagctggagaatTTCTCGTTGCACCGTGTGGACTCAAATGCGAGCACCGTTGAATTCCAGGAGCGGGCCAAGTTCAAGTTCTTCACTACACAGCAGATCGAAGAGGCCAAGGGGGCTTCGTCCCAGCTGCACAATCCAGAAGGAATGCTGGTTGATTATGATACCAATTGGAACACCTACGACGATGAATTACATCACAGAAGTATGTCCGTGCAGTACCCGGCTGTCTCCATCCATAGCAATACCGAACTGGCTTCTATTCCAATAACCAGCTACGGATCGATGCACACGAGCGAGGAGGAACTATTTCCGGAGGAGTATCcggacgaggacggcgaTCTTTCTTCAGAGCATGACGAGTGGGATTCCAAGTCTGGAGTTTGGGCGGATGTCAAACACCACGATAAACTGTTTGGGGCCAAATTTCCAGCTAAAAACACGAGCCAGCGATTCTACCTTGCGGAGGAAGACCTTGTGATTGGAATCGCAGGCTACTCCAACTCGTACTTGAAGCTAGCAGCATATTATCTATTTATCATTCTGACCTTAGGACTCGGGTATCTGGGGCTTCGCTGGTTTCCAAGATACCGCATTCAAATGATGGGAAATGCCACTCCGCTGGCCAAGGCGCAGTGGGTCGTTGTGGAGGATGAATTTGGTGTGCTGGACATCATCAATGTGAATAGACACTGGTACAACCGCTCGCTGTCATCCTTTCTCACAAAGtccaagtttgacgacaaAGACGATTACGATCTGGACAACACTGACCCTCTGGTTCCAATTCTGATTTCGTTTGAGTATAGATATATGAAATTCTTCTACGATCCGCTGGAAGACATCTACAAGCTGGCAAATAGCTGGATCGACCCAAAATggtgccattttccagagaGCAAGACAGGCTTGTCCGAAGACCTGTACCAAAGCAGGTCCCTCATTTTTGGCGAAAACCTCATCGACATCAAGGACAAGTCGGTATTCCAGCTGCTGACCGACGAGATTCTTCATCCATTCTATGTGTTTCAGGCATTTTCGATTTTGCTATGGCTTGCTGACAGTTACTACTACTACGCATTCTGTATTTTCATTATATCCGTCTTTTCCATCGCAGAGTCGCTTATTGAAACAAAGACAACCATCACGCGCATGCGTGCTATTTCGAGGTTTGAGTGCGACGTGCGAGTTTGGAGAAGTGGCTTCTGGAAGGAGATCAACTCTAAAGAACTGGTGCCAGGAGACGTTTACGAGGTTTCCGATGCGTCTCTTCATTACTTCCCCTGTGACGCAATTTTACTTTCGGGTGACTGCATCGTGAACGAGTCCATGCTGACAGGCGAGTCGGTTCCTGTGTCCAAGTTGCCAATTTCGCCAGAGACAGCCGCAGATCTGAGAAGTGAGTTTGCCAGCACCAAGTTCTCTCCTCAGTTAGCCAAGTCTTTTCTGTATTCGGGAACGAAGATCGTCAGATGCCGTTACGCCAGCAACGGAGACGAGCCAGCAATGGCCCTTGTTGTGAGAACTGGTTTCAACACCACTAAGGGCTCATTGGTGAGGTCAATGCTCTTCCCCAAACCAAGCGACTTCAAGTTTTACCGGGACTCCTTCAAGTATATTGGTGTCATGACGGTTATTGCATTGATTGGTTTTGTGGTTTCTGCTATCAACTTCGTCAAGCTCGGGCTGGGGTGGAAAACAATCACTTTGCGCGCATTGGATCTCATCACAATCGTTGTTCCGCCTGCATTACCAGCAACATTAACAATCGGTACCAGCTTTGCACTTTCGCGATTACGGCATAAAAGCGTGTTTTGCATTGCGCCTACACGGATAAACGTTGGAGGAAAGCTGGACGTCATGTGCTTTGACAAGACTGGAACGTTGACGGAGGAAGGTTTGGACTTGATGGGAGTTCGCGTTTCAGAGCCGATCCGCGACCGCAAAGAGCGCCATTTCACCGACCTATATGCACATGTGGACCAGCTATTTGGTGCTGCAGCTAGTCCCCAGGCCTACGAGCTGTTCCTGACGATGCTTACTTGTCAATCTTTGAAAAAGGTGGAAGACGAAATTGTTGGAGATCCTTTAGATGCAAAGACATTTGAGTTCACAAATTGGGACATGATCGAGAATTctgtggacgacgaagtCTTGAACGATTTTGTTGCCAGACACAAATTCAGCGGCAACGTTTCGCCTGTTCTTTTCCGCCCTAAGAACAAGCTCCAAAATAATACATTATTTGTGAAATTGCGCGAGTTTGAATTTGTGTCGCAACTAAGACGGATGTCGTCAATATGTCAGTCGCTAAACAATCCAGCTCTGTTCAATGTTTTCGTGAAAGGTGCACCTGAAGTGATAGAGGACTTGTGTTTCCCAGAGACAATTCCAGCTAATTATCGAGAATTACTTCATGAATACACCCACAATGGCTACCGTGTGATTGCTTGTGCTACCAAGACTATGAAAAAGCCAAACGCAGCCAACTTGACCGATCTGGAGTTTCTGAATGAGCTTCCACGTGAAAAGTGCGAGTCGGAGCTGGAATTCATCGgctttttgattttcgaaaacCGTCTGAAGAGTTCCACCAAAAGCTCTTTAAAACACCTTAAAGATGCCGAGCTGCGCACCATCATGTGCACGGGGGACAACGTTCTCACTGCTGTCAGCGTCTCTCGAGAGTGCGGCTTGGTCGACCCGGGCTGCAAAGTCTACATTCCTTCCTTTGAAGAGTACGAGGACAATCAGAGGATCCCGATTGTCTGGACTGAGGTCGACGACCCGGATTCTCAACTGGATCCCGTCAGTCTGATACCGCTGGATATCAACCGCACAGACGATTACTGCATAGCCGTTACAGGAGATGTGTTCAAGTATATTCTGACTGAATTGAGCGATCATGAACAGCTGATTGAGAAGATGTTGATGAAGGGCGCCGTTTTTGCCAGAATGTCTCCTGATGAGAAGCatgagcttgttgatcgGCTCAAATCGTTGGACTATACCGTGGGCTTCTGTGGAGACGGGGCTAATGATTGCGGAGCACTAAAGGCGGCAGATGTTGGAATCTCGTTGAGCGAAGCAGAAGCGTCTGTGGCAGCTCCATTCACGTCGAGAATATTTGAGATCTCGTGTGTTTTGGACGTCATCAAAGAAGGCCGGGCCTCTTTAGTGACGAGTTTCTCATGTTTCCAATTCATGTCCTTGTACTCGGCCATCCAGTTCATTACGGTCACCATATTGTATAAGGAGGGCACCAACCTTGGAGATTTCCAGTTCTTGTATATCGACATGTTCCTGATCATCCCCCTTGCTGTGTTCATGGCCTGGAGCAAGCCTTTTGACAAGCTGTGTGCAAAACGGCCTACTGCAAACCTGATGTCGCCTAAAATACTGATTCCCTTGCTCGGAAACATCTGCGTTTTACTCAGTTTCCAGTTTTCTATATGGAGATCGCTGAAGAAAGCCGACGACGGCTGGTATATGCCTCCTGTTCCCGGTGACGACGATCAGGTCCAATGCTCTGACAACACAGTACTGTTTCTTTTTGCGAACTTCCAGTACATCATGGTTGCAATGCTGCTGACAGTCGGTCCTCCGTACAGAGAGTCCGCTGCTAAAAATTACCCCTTCATGACTACAGTTTTCACCACTTCGATCCTGTCTGCTGCACTGATGTATCTTGATAACACCAGTTGGTTTGGAGATCTGATGGACATCACCTGGACACCCGAAAGCCTCAAGATAAGTCTGTTAGTGGCTGCTTGTGCCAACTACCTAATATTACTCGGTGCCAacaaatatttatttggtCGCCTGTCAAAGCTCTACAAGCGCATGTTTGGCCATCGCACAAGCAAGAAACGGTTCAAGAACCTTCGAAAAGAGTTCAAAGTGCTATGTTGA
- a CDS encoding Transcription initiation factor TFIID subunit 7 has translation MPKLKIKLSNKDDEKPKIKLRTSSGTDESLPTLKLSTTKKVPTIRVKPTRMPGDGYDSEDPDREDDPLIEEGIILRMIPDESLDYLRRCVEDGDMSGITIKWKDKRRAILRINGMLYGGKLVELPTVVEVHKSVDKKNIFKTIDVCQMLLIVKRLESEKDIKDIDVDMEHGESYPDGITPPLENAKQRFKRRYQQKIMQSIEDRVQQLLDLDDEAESSTYTFIDPSEEASSYSTPEPVAFKKKKQKEPEAKRENELDRLMEADDNEDELDLELEAAFEDAPRDEEEEEIIEGASADEERESSDDDDDDDDDDEEEDEEEHTRPVGEEMNETQQHNAILREEISELESTIEQKSRDLAKANNPIMRNRITDVIGRLKQELELKRMQIQEQESTNDQNKDEDDEDDQEDQEDNEEAGENEEAEDNDDDLADLF, from the coding sequence ATGCCTAAactgaaaataaaattaagcaacaaggacgacgaaaagcCAAAGATCAAGCTCAGGACATCTTCCGGAACAGATGAGTCGCTTCCCACGCTCAAGTTGAGCACGACGAAAAAAGTGCCCACAATTAGGGTCAAGCCTACTAGAATGCCCGGTGACGGGTATGACTCGGAAGACCCCGACAGAGAAGACGACCCATTGATCGAAGAGGGTATCATTTTGAGAATGATACCAGATGAGTCACTGGATTATCTGCGCAGATGTGTAGAGGACGGAGATATGAGTGGGATCACGATCAAGTGGAAGGACAAGAGACGGGCAATTTTGCGAATAAATGGAATGTTGTACGGAGGCAAGCTTGTCGAGTTGCCGACTGTGGTGGAAGTCCACAAGTCTGTGGACAAAAAGAACATATTCAAGACGATCGACGTGTGCCAGATGCTGTTGATCGTGAAGCGCCTCGAGTCCGAAAAAGATATCAAGGACATAGACGTTGACATGGAGCATGGCGAGTCGTATCCGGACGGAATCACGCCGCCGCTGGAGAACGCAAAGCAGCGTTTTAAGAGGCGTTACCAACAGAAAATCATGCAGAGCATCGAAGACAGGGTCCAGCAACTTCTGGacctggacgacgaagcCGAGTCTAGCACATACACATTTATTGATCCATCGGAAGAGGCCAGCAGCTACTCCACTCCCGAGCCTGTTGcgttcaagaaaaagaaacagaaagaacCAGAAGCCAAGAGAgagaacgagctggacagACTGATGGAGGCggacgacaacgaggacgagctggacttggagctggaggccgcATTCGAGGACGCACCACgggacgaggaggaggaagagattATTGAGGGTGCTTCTGCCGATGAGGAACGCGAGTCTTCcgacgatgacgatgatgatgatgacgatgacgaagaagaggatgaggaagaaCACACACGTCCTGTTGGAGAAGAGATGAACGAGACACAGCAACACAACGCCATTTTGCGTGAGGAGATCAGTGAACTGGAAAGCACGATCGAGCAGAAGTCCCGCGACCTGGCGAAGGCCAATAACCCTATCATGCGGAACCGTATTACTGACGTTATTGGAAGACTCAAGCAGGAACTTGAGTTGAAACGCATGCAAATACAGGAGCAAGAGAGTACGAACGATCAAAATaaggacgaagacgacgaagacgatcaagaagatcaggAGGATAACGAGGAAGCAGGCGAGAACGAGGAGGCGGAAGATAACGATGACGACCTAGCAGATTTATTCTGA
- a CDS encoding Mitochondrial replication protein MTF1, with amino-acid sequence MSKVITRAQFVSSIETFKQAYESPYFGRNSAKIPFSQEVNHQIFEKLDLKNQYENPSEKLHIVDYNTGFNSFVYDLHHYLRPRFHLLIPNSATTHKFWKRLQDMDPLCRNFYLFEEDPRSLRHYNSEELINSGKVVLDRNPAEKVNQTLLITGSYITTTDKSKVRSMLYFNQMCLAWYKYQKVKSLFWLRPADALKYLGIMGSRFRQTNSVVATAFNDVNVIAYSNFEKQKSVTRCMPEFPDAIKLPKVPQHEDLMLVEFQSNHEKYSIEHMSEFTLVLHKLFMLPSYKVIQNLHFLGPGADEYFKQVLPASVLDCRICDLPIEELVNISNLYFRWPFKPITDLELYMEADKDHN; translated from the coding sequence ATGTCCAAAGTGATAACCAGAGCCCAGTTTGTGAGCTCGATTGAGACATTCAAACAGGCGTATGAGAGTCCATACTTTGGTCGAAATAGCGCCAAAATCCCCTTTTCGCAGGAGGTCAACCACCAGATTttcgagaagcttgatctgaaaaaccagTACGAAAACCCATCCGAAAAATTGCACATAGTTGACTACAACACCGGTTTCAACAGCTTCGTTTACGATCTACATCATTATCTCCGTCCACGCTTTCATCTCCTTATCCCTAACAGTGCAACAACGCAcaagttttggaaaagacTCCAGGACATGGATCCCTTGTGCCGTAACTTTTATCTTTTTGAAGAGGATCCACGGTCTCTTAGACACTATAATTCCGAAGAACTCATCAATAGTGGAAAAGTTGTGCTTGACAGGAACCCGGCAGAGAAAGTGAACCAAACTCTGCTCATCACCGGCTCCTACATCACCACCACTGACAAGTCAAAAGTGAGAAGCATGCTCTACTTCAACCAAATGTGTCTCGCTTGGTACAAATACCAAAAAGTGAAGTCACTTTTCTGGCTGCGTCCAGCAGATGCCCTGAAATACCTTGGAATCATGGGTTCGAGGTTCAGACAAACCAATTCTGTGGTTGCAACCGCCTTCAACGACGTGAACGTTATTGCATACAGCAACTTCGAAAAGCAGAAAAGCGTCACTAGGTGCATGCCCGAATTCCCTGACGCTATCAAGCTGCCTAAGGTGCCCCAACATGAAGACCTGATGTTGGTTGAGTTCCAATCGAACCACGAAAAATACTCAATTGAGCACATGTCCGAGTTCACGCTGGTTCTACACAAGCTCTTCATGTTGCCGAGCTACAAGGTGATCCAAAACCTGCATTTCCTCGGGCCGGGAGCAGACGAGTACTTCAAACAGGTACTTCCTGCGTCGGTTCTCGATTGCAGAATCTGTGACCTCCCGATAGAGGAACTTGTTAATATTTCCAATTTATACTTCCGCTGGCCCTTCAAGCCAATCACCGACCTTGAACTTTACATGGAGGCCGACAAGGATCATAATTAA
- a CDS encoding Nonsense-mediated decay protein 4 codes for MSSNDKLTNQIRHHIIVDPSSLVFGGISRLNKWQTEYSLTVFVPNYTLRELDFLKRSINPVVARNARESIRVIDAAISEDPADTQNPRIAQFLLESPEEAGPDWKKASSYRQRTPLVEEIPAVASGYGLYQEPRNKAMRSLNTAFEQQEEITKNTDQHEKAKVPPRLRYLIRSCIQKQYVENKKRKSKSKIDWVVVCEDPVTTTWLRCFGFKVLSMNQMQAFLEQPTSIDVPKAANEEPGMVKTQDYRKITFAPRGSGKLWKP; via the coding sequence ATGTCAAGCAATGACAAGCTAACCAACCAAATACGGCACCATATCATTGTGGATCCAAGCTCTTTGGTGTTTGGAGGAATTTCGAGACTCAATAAGTGGCAGACAGAGTACTCTTTGACTGTCTTTGTTCCTAACTATACACTGAGAGAACTAGACTTCCTCAAACGCTCGATCAATCCTGTTGTTGCCCGAAATGCCAGGGAGAGCATTCGTGTGATTGACGCAGCAATATCCGAAGACCCTGCCGATACCCAAAATCCGCGTATTgcgcagtttctgctggaatcTCCCGAAGAAGCAGGCCCAGACTGGAAAAAAGCTTCAAGCTACAGACAACGGACGCCCCTGGTAGAAGAAATACCGGCAGTGGCTAGCGGCTATGGATTATATCAAGAGCCTCGAAACAAGGCTATGCGCTCGTTGAACACCGCATTCgaacagcaggaggaaATTACAAAAAATACCGATCAGCATGAAAAGGCCAAGGTCCCTCCACGACTTAGGTACCTGATCCGCTCGTGCATTCAAAAACAGTACGTCGAAAATAAGAAGCGGAAATCTAAGTCAAAAATCGATTGGGTGGTCGTTTGCGAGGACCCTGTCACTACTACATGGCTCCGGTGTTTCGGGTTCAAAGTGCTGAGCATGAACCAGATGCAAGcgtttctggaacagcCAACCTCCATCGACGTACCAAAAGCAGCGAACGAGGAGCCGGGTATGGTGAAAACACAGGATTACAGAAAAATCACGTTTGCTCCCAGAGGATCTGGCAAGTTATGGAAACCATAG
- a CDS encoding 40S ribosomal protein S10: protein MLIPKEDRKKIHQYLFKEGVLVAKKDFEIQHDDIDTKNLYVIKAMQSLTSKGYVKTQFSWQYYYYTLTDEGINYLREYLALPETIVPNTLVAEPIQERPQARRGPRRDDGEGYRRRFRD, encoded by the exons ATGTTAATTCCAAAGGaagacagaaagaagatCCACCAATACCTCTTCAAGG AGGGCGTCTTGGTCGCTAAAAAAGACTTCGAAATTCAACACGATGACATCGACACCAAGAACTTGTACGTCATTAAGGCCATGCAATCGTTGACTTCCAAGGGATACGTCAAGACCCAATTCTCGTGGCAATACTACTACTACACTTTGACCGACGAGGGTATCAACTACCTGAGAGAGTACCTTGCTCTGCCAGAGACCATTGTTCCAAACACCTTGGTTGCTGAGCCAATTCAGGAGAGACCACAAGCCAGACGTGGCCCAAGAAGAGACGATGGTGAGGGGTACAGAAGAAGATTCAGAGATTAG
- a CDS encoding Sporulation-regulated protein 3, with protein sequence MAAQVDQLTDKRVISSIDLFSAPSAPLTGENIDIDVAATNGDISAPLEPRNAPSTSSTSTLLKDEEYPTHYNMESAIANMYPGDVGLACLPVLKRLHALKKGAHFTVMMVGESGVGKTSFINTLFDTVVTEPTTRLGGSPNKTTEIVSHKIELVEDNFLLRLNVIDTPGFGDYIDNRYCWYPIVRYIDEQYRRAVYQENQPDRTKTSHSEVHVCLYFIVPSATGLTQIDIEAMKNLSTRVNLVPVISKADAFTVDEINAFKQRVKKSLKEHEISICELFDKTGAANLIGEMPFCVLNSQGSFPNAKGKLVRGRQYKWGLAEVDNPAHCDFVKLREFLMGTNMADLISSTENYYENYRRDFMRYRLGKAMEMTISHEELAALNVENEDGETIVPDNKGSWKTVQVEDGQTHPNIQQVIESKPSVGVLKMLNTLNLRETERELVEMNPAYLDSEKTMKKRFTEIVQAQNQKFKDWKRALFERQDKFNKDIEQIHKRLVALQDEIKTIDER encoded by the coding sequence ATGGCTGCCCAAGTCGACCAACTGACCGACAAGCGTGTGATCAGCTCGATCGACCTTTTTTCTGCGCCCAGCGCCCCTCTGACGGGCGAAAACATCGACATCGACGTGGCTGCCACCAACGGCGATATCAGCGCTCCCTTGGAGCCCAGAAACGCGCCCAGCACCTCGAGCACCAGcacgctgctcaaggaTGAGGAGTACCCCACCCATTACAACATGGAGTCTGCCATCGCCAACATGTATCCTGGCGACGTTGGTTTGGCGTGTCTGCCAGTTCTGAAGCGTCTCCATGCGCTCAAGAAGGGGGCTCATTTCACCGTTATGATGGTTGGTGAGTCAGGGGTGGGAAAAACCTCTTTTATCAACACCCTGTTCGACACGGTTGTCACAGAGCCAACTACCCGTCTGGGCGGTAGCCCTAATAAGACCACCGAGATAGTCTCACACAAAatcgagctcgtcgaggACAACTTTCTGCTCAGGTTGAACGTGATTGACACTCCTGGTTTTGGCGACTACATCGACAATAGGTACTGCTGGTACCCAATAGTCAGATACATCGACGAGCAGTATAGACGGGCCGTTTACCAGGAGAACCAGCCGGATAGAACCAAAACCTCACACTCGGAGGTCCACGTGTGTCTGTATTTCATTGTTCCTTCAGCAACGGGACTGACCCAGATCGACATCGAGGCCATGAAGAACCTGTCTACCAGAGTCAACTTAGTTCCTGTTATTTCCAAGGCCGATGCGTTCACGgttgacgagatcaacgCTTTTAAGCAGAGAGTCAAGAAATCTCTCAAGGAGCACGAAATTTCGATCTGtgagctgtttgacaagaCTGGCGCAGCGAACCTGATTGGCGAGATGCCGTTCTGCGTGCTGAACTCGCAGGGCTCGTTTCCAAACGCCAAGGGCAAGCTTGTCCGCGGCCGGCAGTACAAGTGGGGGCTGGCCGAGGTGGACAACCCGGCACACTGCGACTTTGTGAAGCTGCGCGAGTTTCTGATGGGCACCAACATGGCGGACctgatctcgtccacggAGAACTACTACGAAAATTACCGGCGCGACTTTATGCGGTACCGGCTGGGCAAGGCGATGGAGATGACCATCAGCCacgaggagctggctgcTCTCAATGTCGAAAATGAGGACGGCGAGACGATTGTGCCGGACAACAAGGGCAGCTGGAAGACTGTGCAGGTCGAAGACGGTCAGACGCACCCGAACATCCAGCAAGTAATCGAGTCGAAGCCGAGCGTGGGCGTGCTCAAGATGCTCAACACGCTGAACCTGCGCGAGACCGAGCgggagctggtggaaatgaATCCTGCGTACCTGGACAGCGAGAAGACGATGAAGAAGCGGTTCACGGAGATTGTGCAGGCGCAGAACCAGAAGTTCAAGGACTGGAAGCGTGCTCTGTTCGAGAGACAGGATaagttcaacaaggacaTCGAGCAGATCCACAAGCGGCTGGTTGCTTTgcaggacgagatcaagacgatcgacgagagGTGA